One window of the Synergistaceae bacterium genome contains the following:
- a CDS encoding 2-oxoacid:acceptor oxidoreductase subunit alpha, producing the protein MEDRFAIMTGNEACVRGAVVAGMNFFAGYPITPATEIAEIASALLPKKDGKFMQMEDEIASIAAVIGASFAGAKAMTATSGPGISLMQENLGFAIIAEVPIVIVDVMRQGPCQGVATAPAQGDFMQTKWGTHGDHPVIALAPASVGEVYVETIRAFNLAEKYRTPVHILSDAMLAHMSERVRIPEAKEYEIVNRKTPTCAKNDYKPYQDDGTGVPPMAKFGDGYKWYVSGIIHDETGFPVTNEPEQIGLQIRRLLSKVENNRGDIEKYEEYRTEDAEILLSAVGMVSRSAKAAIDQARNEGIRVGLLRPITLWPFPERRLAELAGQVRTIVTCEMNEGQLFHMVRESAGGTNVRRVTQNNGKIISAQKILTTIRELQTND; encoded by the coding sequence ATGGAAGATCGTTTTGCGATTATGACGGGAAACGAGGCCTGTGTGCGCGGCGCTGTCGTCGCGGGGATGAATTTTTTCGCCGGATACCCCATTACGCCGGCGACCGAAATCGCGGAAATCGCCTCTGCCCTCCTGCCCAAAAAAGATGGAAAGTTTATGCAGATGGAGGACGAGATTGCCTCGATCGCGGCTGTGATCGGCGCCTCGTTTGCGGGAGCGAAAGCGATGACGGCGACCAGCGGTCCGGGAATTTCTCTGATGCAGGAAAATCTGGGATTCGCCATTATCGCGGAAGTTCCCATCGTTATCGTCGACGTGATGCGTCAGGGACCCTGCCAGGGCGTTGCAACGGCTCCGGCCCAGGGAGATTTCATGCAGACGAAATGGGGAACCCACGGGGACCATCCCGTGATCGCTCTGGCCCCCGCGTCGGTGGGAGAGGTTTACGTCGAGACGATACGGGCTTTCAACCTCGCCGAAAAATACCGCACGCCGGTCCACATCCTTTCAGACGCGATGCTGGCCCACATGAGCGAGCGAGTTCGCATTCCGGAGGCGAAGGAGTACGAAATCGTCAACAGAAAGACTCCCACCTGCGCGAAAAACGATTATAAGCCCTATCAGGACGACGGAACGGGAGTTCCTCCCATGGCAAAATTCGGTGACGGTTACAAATGGTATGTGAGCGGCATCATTCACGATGAAACGGGTTTTCCGGTTACGAATGAACCGGAACAGATTGGACTTCAAATCAGGAGGCTGCTCTCCAAAGTTGAAAACAACCGCGGCGATATCGAGAAATACGAAGAGTACAGAACCGAGGATGCCGAAATCCTTCTCTCCGCCGTCGGCATGGTGTCCCGCTCCGCCAAAGCCGCCATCGACCAGGCCAGAAACGAGGGCATCAGGGTTGGTTTGCTGCGCCCCATAACGCTTTGGCCGTTCCCGGAACGTCGCCTTGCCGAACTGGCCGGGCAGGTCAGAACCATCGTCACATGCGAAATGAACGAAGGACAACTTTTTCACATGGTGAGAGAGTCCGCCGGCGGGACGAATGTAAGGCGCGTGACGCAGAATAACGGAAAAATCATCTCCGCGCAAAAGATTTTGACGACGATCAGGGAGCTTCAGACAAATGACTGA
- a CDS encoding TRAP transporter large permease, producing the protein MIWVFVLFGIFLIGTPIAFSLGFTTLLGLLGATIPMEIIVQRMFTGIDNITFIAIPLFMLAGNLMAAGGISRRITNFAQTLVGHMPGGLGMVVVLASMIFAAVTGSAIAATAAIGGILMSELVSQNYSRAYAASLVSVSGSIGPIIPPSIPLVVYGVMVSCSIAKLFMGGVVPGLLMGLLIMVTNYIISKKRGYVGKAGKSTWREVAKDFGDAILALIMPIIIIGGIVSGVFTPTESASAAVAYAIIVGGLVYRELSWKSMWNAMVDAAIQNGIILTVLMTASLFIWFMTIQMIPQQVTALLQTIVHTEWAALLLMNVVLLIAGTFIDTISAITIFVPLFLPLVQAYHIDLIHFGVVVAVNLTIGMCTPPLGVCLFVAAGIAKITLRDMLRDLCYMLIPILIVLFLITYIPALVTGLPNLLGL; encoded by the coding sequence CGCTTTTTCGCTGGGCTTCACGACGCTGCTGGGGCTTTTGGGCGCCACCATCCCGATGGAGATTATTGTACAGCGGATGTTTACCGGCATCGATAACATCACGTTTATCGCGATTCCTCTTTTCATGCTGGCCGGCAACCTGATGGCGGCGGGGGGAATATCCCGCAGAATCACGAACTTCGCCCAGACGCTGGTGGGACACATGCCTGGCGGACTTGGCATGGTCGTCGTGCTTGCGTCCATGATCTTCGCGGCGGTCACCGGCTCCGCGATTGCCGCGACTGCAGCCATCGGAGGAATTTTGATGAGCGAACTGGTCAGTCAGAACTATTCAAGGGCATATGCGGCTTCGCTCGTCTCCGTATCCGGCTCCATAGGCCCGATCATCCCGCCCAGCATTCCTCTTGTGGTGTATGGCGTCATGGTCAGCTGCTCAATCGCGAAGCTCTTTATGGGCGGAGTGGTCCCCGGTCTTCTGATGGGTCTTCTGATCATGGTCACCAACTACATCATCAGTAAAAAGAGGGGCTATGTGGGAAAAGCGGGGAAAAGCACCTGGCGCGAGGTGGCAAAGGATTTTGGAGACGCGATTCTCGCGCTGATCATGCCGATCATCATCATCGGCGGTATCGTCTCAGGCGTTTTCACGCCTACCGAATCGGCCTCCGCAGCCGTCGCTTACGCAATTATCGTCGGCGGGCTGGTCTATCGGGAGCTGAGCTGGAAAAGCATGTGGAACGCCATGGTCGACGCGGCGATTCAGAACGGAATCATCCTGACGGTTTTGATGACGGCCAGCCTTTTCATCTGGTTTATGACGATTCAGATGATACCGCAGCAGGTGACGGCGTTGTTGCAGACGATCGTGCACACGGAGTGGGCGGCGTTGCTTTTGATGAATGTCGTTCTCCTGATCGCCGGCACGTTTATCGACACGATCAGCGCGATAACGATCTTTGTGCCGCTGTTTCTGCCGCTGGTGCAGGCGTATCATATCGACCTGATTCATTTCGGCGTTGTGGTCGCCGTCAACCTGACCATCGGCATGTGCACGCCGCCGCTTGGCGTTTGTCTCTTTGTCGCGGCCGGCATTGCGAAGATCACCCTGCGCGATATGCTTCGCGACCTTTGTTATATGCTGATCCCTATTTTGATTGTTCTCTTTCTGATTACCTACATTCCCGCTTTAGTCACGGGGCTTCCAAATTTGCTGGGCCTGTGA
- a CDS encoding 4Fe-4S binding protein produces METKGKSFPEIDRRLCKACGVCVEICPKRVLSRDAEGKPVIGAGENCIRCGLCELQCPDFAIRLYEEG; encoded by the coding sequence TTGGAGACGAAGGGAAAAAGCTTTCCTGAAATTGACAGGCGTTTGTGCAAAGCCTGCGGCGTTTGTGTCGAAATATGCCCTAAACGGGTTTTATCCAGGGACGCTGAGGGAAAACCTGTGATCGGTGCAGGGGAAAATTGTATTCGCTGCGGATTGTGCGAATTGCAGTGTCCTGATTTTGCTATTCGCCTCTACGAGGAAGGATAA